The following are encoded together in the Macadamia integrifolia cultivar HAES 741 chromosome 10, SCU_Mint_v3, whole genome shotgun sequence genome:
- the LOC122090809 gene encoding pentatricopeptide repeat-containing protein At5g19020, mitochondrial: protein MGLGELIFLLLRLVKGYLMINALRATASFIHGGVTSPYIRRSNGKGVSTASRNDSPEDNLRSFFVSQRDRRQPTTGTSFEYALVSALKSCSTLFGIFQGEQLHSLALKSGLDSNIFIYNSFINLYVKCGRIESARFMFDSSSRLDFASCNILLGGYVKSGRLEDAVQLFEIMPDRDCVSFTTMIMGFAQNDLFVDALGAFQDMRTAGVAPNEVTLASVISAYSQLGGLGHGFMIHGLAVKLGLQSFNLVSTNLIHMYSVCSNLADAKVIFDDNSERNIVTWNVMLNGYSKAGLIDSGRDLFERMPVKDLVSWGTIIDGYVRVEKLSEAMLMYINMLRAGFGPNEVMIVDLVSACGRSAAFDDGQQFHATMVKTGLDCHEFVQATVIHFYAACHKINLACMQFESGSKGHISSWNALIAGFVRNGMVDSARNLFNVIPHRDVVSWSSMIAGYAQIGQSDLTLQLFHEMLASGIQPNEITMVSILSAIATSGTLKQGRWVHDYIHQNSIPLNDNLSAGLIDMYAKCGSIDGGLQVFHQIHEKASSVSPWNAIICGLAMHGHADMALRVFSDLQRTPIKPNSITFIGVLSACCHAGLVDVAERYFDCMKMVYNVDPNIKHYGCMIDLLGRAGRLEEAEQLIGTMPMKADVVIWGTLLAACRTHGNIEIGEKAAEILSRLEPTHGAGKVLLSNLYANAGKWHDAFLVRRAIQSQGLRKLPGCSSVVG from the coding sequence ATGGGACTGGGAGAGCTCATCTTCCTGCTCTTAAGGCTTGTAAAAGGTTATCTCATGATCAATGCTCTCAGAGCTACCGCTTCATTCATTCACGGTGGAGTCACTTCACCTTACATTCGACGATCAAATGGGAAAGGGGTTTCCACAGCTTCCAGAAATGACTCCCCCGAAGACAATCTCCGCTCCTTCTTTGTCAGCCAAAGGGATAGGAGACAGCCCACCACTGGGACCTCCTTCGAGTACGCATTGGTCTCCGCACTTAAATCCTGTTCCACCCTGTTTGGAATCTTCCAGGGCGAGCAGCTCCATTCTCTCGCGCTGAAATCCGGCCTTGACTCCAACATCTTCATCTATAACAGTTTCATCAATCTCTATGTCAAATGCGGCCGGATCGAGTCTGCTCGCTTCATGTTTGATTCCTCTTCTCGGTTGGATTTCGCTTCTTGCAACATTCTGCTTGGGGGTTACGTGAAGAGTGGTCGCCTTGAAGATGCAGTCCAATTGTTTGAGATAATGCCAGATCGAGATTGTGTCTCTTTCACCACGATGATAATGGGTTTTGCTCAGAATGATCTCTTCGTTGATGCTCTGGGTGCTTTTCAAGACATGCGAACTGCGGGTGTGGCCCCAAATGAGGTAACGCTGGCCAGCGTAATCTCGGCATACTCGCAGTTAGGTGGGCTTGGGCATGGTTTTATGATCCATGGCTTGGCCGTCAAACTTGGGCTTCAATCCTTTAACCTTGTTTCCACTAATTTAATTCACATGTACTCTGTTTGTTCAAATTTAGCTGATGCCAAGGTAATCTTCGATGACAATTCAGAGAGGAATATAGTGACATGGAACGTGATGTTAAATGGTTATTCAAAGGCTGGCCTTATTGATTCCGGCAGAGATTTGTTTGAAAGGATGCCTGTGAAAGATTTGGTTTCTTGGGGTACCATAATCGATGGGTATGTAAGAGTAGAGAAGCTAAGTGAAGCCATGTTGATGTATATCAATATGCTACGAGCTGGGTTTGGGCCGAACGAAGTCATGATTGTGGATTTGGTTTCAGCTTGCGGGCGGTCAGCAGCATTTGATGATGGTCAGCAATTTCATGCCACGATGGTGAAGACTGGCTTGGATTGCCATGAGTTTGTGCAGGCAACAGTTATCCATTTTTATGCAGCTTGTCACAAGATTAATCTAGCCTGTATGCAGTTTGAATCGGGGAGTAAGGGTCATATCTCATCTTGGAATGCTTTAATTGCGGGATTTGTGAGAAATGGCATGGTTGATTCAGCGAGGAATTTATTTAATGTGATTCCTCACAGGGACGTCGTTTCATGGAGCTCCATGATTGCAGGTTATGCACAAATTGGGCAGTCTGATCTGACATTGCAACTCTTCCATGAAATGCTTGCTAGTGGTATCCAGCCGAATGAAATTACAATGGTGAGCATCCTCTCAGCCATTGCCACTTCAGGAACATTGAAGCAAGGAAGATGGGTGCATGACTATATACACCAGAATTCTATCCCTCTCAATGACAACTTGAGTGCCGGGCTTATTGATATGTATGCAAAGTGTGGAAGCATTGATGGAGGCCTGCAGGTATTCCATCAAATCCATGAGAAGGCTTCGTCAGTCTCACCATGGAATGCTATAATATGTGGGTTGGCCATGCATGGACACGCTGACATGGCCCTTAGAGTATTCTCAGATCTGCAAAGGACTCCCATAAAACCTAATTCCATCACATTCATAGGAGTCTTGAGCGCATGTTGTCATGCAGGATTGGTGGATGTTGCGGAAAGGTATTTTGATTGTATGAAGATGGTATATAATGTAGATCCAAATATTAAGCATTATGGGTGTATGATCGATCTCTTGGGCAGAGCTGGGCGTTTAGAAGAGGCTGAGCAACTGATAGGAACCATGCCCATGAAGGCAGATGTTGTGATATGGGGAACACTGTTGGCAGCATGTAGAACTCATGGTAACATAGAAATAGGAGAAAAGGCTGCAGAGATCTTGTCAAGATTGGAACCAACTCATGGAGCCGGTAAAGTCCTACTATCTAATTTATATGCTAATGCAGGCAAGTGGCATGATGCATTCCTTGTGCGGAGAGCAATTCAAAGCCAGGGACTGAGGAAGTTGCCTGGATGTAGTAGTGTTGTTGGATAA
- the LOC122091747 gene encoding mediator of RNA polymerase II transcription subunit 33A-like isoform X1 yields MAVSVVTQTQTILWDSVVELTKVVQEKGGDPLLWAIQLSSSLNSAGVSLPSTEVAHLLISHICWENNVPITWKFLEKALAGNIVPPLLVLALLSRRVIPTRQLRPAAYRLFMELLKRYAFSFSSQINGQNFQKIMTSVDDVLRLSQIFVLQACEPGVLAVEFVFSIVWQLLDATLDDEGLMDLTPEKQPRWATRPQDMEIDGHDSFDGQRIEHNERLHKTNMDIAIELIGQFLQHKVTSKLLYLACQNMPSHWEDFIQRLRLLAENSSALRHSKLLSPEVLLQFISNQRKLLTWKCKTSSQQEFHAVLASGSLTSCAGQCYGATRSALWLPIDLILEDAMDGYQVTATSAIDTLTGLVKSLQAVNGTSWHDAFLGLWIAALRLVQRERDPIEGPVPRTDTRLCILLCITTLVVVDLIEEEELALIDEAEHSTTKEVGGKRRKDLISSLQILGDYDALLTPPQSVISVANQAAAKAMMFVSGLTVGSGYFECINMNDMPMNFSGNLRHLIVEACIARNLLDSSAYFWPNYVNGRVNRIPHGMPGQVPGWSSLMKGAPLTPSMINALVTAPASSLPELEKIFEIAINGSDDEKISAATILCGASLIRGWSIQEHTVQFVIRLLSPPVPADFCGSESHLMRYAPMLNVLLIGIASVDCVQIFSLHGLVPQLAGALMPICEVFGSCVSNVSWTLTTGEEISSHAVFSNAFILLLRLWRFNHPPLEHVVGDVPPVGSQLTPEYLLLVRNSQLVSFASTPKDQNRSRRLATVTSPSSAQPIFVESFPKLELWYRQHQACLASTLSGLVHGTPVHQIVDVLLNMMFRKMNKGESQSLAPVASGSSGSSGPGSEDASLRLKLPAWDILEAVPFVLDAALTACSHGRLSPRELATGLKDLADSLPASLATIVSYFSAEVTRGVWQPAFMNGTDWPSPAANLSNVEEQIKRILAATGVDVPSLVAGGSAPATLPLPLAAYVSFTITFKLDRASERFLNLAGPALETLAAGCPWPCMPIVASLWAQKVKRWSDFLVFSASRTVFHHNSDAVVQLLKSCFTATLGLNASPISNCSGVGALLGHGFGHFHGGFSPVAPGILYLRVYRSIRDIMFMTEEILCLLMQSVREIAGDGLLKEKMEKLKKTKYGMRYDQVSVATAMTRVKVAASLGASLVWLSGGLSLVQSLIKETLPSWFISTHGTEQEGGCRGMVAMLRGYALAYFAILCGTFAWGVDSKSSASKRRPRILGAHLEFLASVIDGKISLGCDLATWQAYVSGLVSLMVACTPTWVLEVEMGILKRLSKGLRQWNEEELALALLGRGGGGAMGAAAELIIMSYKSSSN; encoded by the exons ATGGCGGTTTCTGTTGTAACACAGACGCAAACGATTCTTTGGGACAGTGTTGTGGAGCTTACGAAGGTTGTGCAGGAGAAGGGTGGTGATCCTCTTCTTTGGGCAATCCAATTATCTTCGAGTCTTAATTCTGCAGGTGTTTCTCTGCCTTCGACGGAGGTTGCCCATCTACTGATTTCTCACATTTGTTGGGAGAACAATGTTCCAATCACATGGAAATTTCTCGAGAAGGCCTTGGCTGGGAACATCGTACCGCCGTTGCTTGTTCTTGCTCTGCTTTCTCGCAG GGTCATCCCTACTCGACAGTTACGGCCAGCAGCATACAGGCTCTTTATGGAACTCCTTAAGAGATAtgctttttcattttcatctcaaattaacggacaaaattttcaaaa GATCATGACATCTGTGGATGATGTTCTTCGTCTTTCCCAGATTTTTGTTCTTCAAGCATGTGAACCAGGAGTCCTTGCAGTTGAGTTTGTCTTTTCAATTGTATGGCAATTGCTTGACGCAACATTAGATGATGAAGGGCTCATGGATCTGACACCAGAAAAACAGCCCAGATGGGCTACTAGGCCACAAGATATGGAAATAGATGGTCATGATAGCTTTGATGGGCAGAGAATTGAACATAATGAGAGACTTCACAAGACAAATATGGATATTGCTATTGAGCTAATTGGACAATTTCTGCAACATAAAGTAACTTCCAAGCTTCTTTACTTGGCATGCCAAAACAT GCCATCACATTGGGAAGATTTCATTCAGAGGTTACGACTACTTGCAGAAAACTCATCAGCTCTGAGGCATTCAAAATTATTATCTCCAGAGGTCCTGCTGCAGTTTATATCAAATCAACGTAAACTCTTGACCTGGAAATGCAAAACCAGTTCACAGCAAGAATTCCACGCAGTTTTGGCTTCTGGATCTCTGACTTCTTGTGCTGGTCAGTGCTATGGGGCTACTAGGTCTGCACTTTGGCTTCCTATTGATCTGATTCTGGAAGATGCAATGGATGGCTACCAAGTCACCGCAACAAGTGCCATCGATACCCTTACCG GTTTGGTAAAATCTCTTCAAGCAGTTAATGGTACCTCTTGGCATGATGCCTTCTTAGGTCTTTGGATTGCAGCTCTTCGGCTTGTTCAAAGG GAAAGGGACCCCATTGAGGGTCCTGTCCCTCGAACGGATACCCGCTTATGCATTTTACTGTGTATCACAACTCTTGTGGTTGTCGATCTTATTGAGGAAGAGGAACTTGCATTAATTGATGAAGCAGAACATAGTACCACTAAAGAAGTTGGAGGGAAGCGTCGGAAGGATTTGATCTCCAGCTTACAGATACTTGGTGATTATGATGCCTTATTGACCCCACCTCAATCTGTTATTTCTGTAGCAAATCAGGCTGCTGCAAAAGCCATGATGTTTGTTTCAGGCCTCACAGTTGGGAGTGGATACTTTGAGTGCATTAATATGAATGACATGCCGATGAACTTCT CTGGAAATTTGCGGCATTTAATAGTTGAGGCCTGCATTGCCAGAAACCTACTGGACTCATCAGCATATTTCTGGCCAAACTACGTGAATGGACGTGTCAACCGAATCCCTCATGGTATGCCTGGCCAAGTGCCTGGTTGGTCATCTTTGATGAAAGGAGCCCCACTGACTCCATCAATGATAAATGCTTTGGTCACAGCTCCTGCTTCAAG CTTACCAGAGCTCGAGAAGATATTCGAGATTGCAATaaatggttcagatgatgagaAGATATCTGCTGCCACCATTCTTTGTGGTGCATCTCTAATTCGTGGTTGGAGTATACAG GAACACACTGTTCAGTTCGTTATAAGATTGCTGTCACCCCCTGTTCCTGCAGATTTTTGTGGGAGTGAAAGCCATTTAATGCGTTATGCTCCAATGTTGAATGTTCTTCTTATTGGAATTGCATCAGTTGATTGTGTTCAGATTTTCTCGTTGCATGGCTTG GTTCCACAACTTGCTGGTGCATTGATGCCAATCTGTGAAGTTTTTGGATCATGTGTATCCAATGTCTCATGGACTCTCACAACAGGGGAAGAAATATCTTCCCATGCAGTGTTCTCAAATGCATTTATTCTTCTTTTGAGGCTGTGGAGGTTTAATCATCCACCTCTTGAACATGTCGTGGGAGATGTGCCCCCAGTTGGGTCCCAACTAACTCCTGAATATTTGTTATTGGTGCGGAACTCCCAATTGGTATCTTTTGCAAGCACACCCAAGGATCAAAATAGAAGCAGGAGGCTGGCAACAGTTACTAGTCCATCGTCTGCACAACCCATCTTTGTGGAATCATTCCCAAAATTAGAACTATGGTACCGTCAACATCAAGCTTGTTTAGCTTCAACGCTCTCTGGTCTTGTCCATGGAACCCCGGTCCATCAAATTGTTGATGTACTTCTGAACATGATGTTCAGAAAGATGAATAAAGGAGAAAGCCAGTCTTTAGCTCCTGTAGCTTCTGGAAGTAGTGGCTCTTCTGGTCCAGGAAGTGAAGATGCCTCTCTAAGGCTCAAGTTACCTGCATGGGATATCCTGGAAGCTGTTCCATTTGTGCTTGATGCTGCTCTTACAGCCTGTTCCCATGGAAGACTGTCTCCGCGTGAACTGGCTACAG GGTTGAAGGATCTAGCTGATTCTCTTCCTGCATCTCTGGCAACAATCGTGAGCTACTTCTCAGCTGAAGTAACACGTGGTGTTTGGCAGCCTGCTTTTATGAATGGAACAGATTGGCCAAGCCCTGCTGCCAATCTGTCGAATGTTGAGGAACAGATCAAAAGAATTCTGGCTGCCACTGGTGTCGATGTTCCAAGCCTTGTTGCAG GAGGAAGCGCTCCAGCTACACTTCCACTGCCCCTGGCTGCCTACGTGAGCTTCACAATAACCTTTAAACTTGATAGAGCCTCAGAACGCTTCCTCAACCTGGCTGGCCCAGCCTTGGAGACCCTTGCAGCAGGTTGCccatggccttgcatgccaattGTAGCCTCTTTGTGGGCCCAGAAAGTCAAGCGTTGGAGTGACTTCCTCGTCTTCTCTGCATCTCGGACTGTCTTCCACCACAATAGTGATGCAGTGGTTCAGCTCCTGAAGAGCTGCTTCACAGCTACACTTGGCCTGAATGCTTCACCAATCTCCAACTGTTCTGGTGTTGGGGCACTTCTCGGTCATGGTTTTGGCCATTTCCATGGAGGTTTCTCCCCTGTTGCCCCTGGGATCCTCTACTTAAGAGTGTATCGGTCTATCAGAGATATTATGTTCATGACAGAAGAGATACTATGTCTTTTGATGCAGTCTGTGAGAGAAATAGCAGGTGACGGGCTattgaaagagaaaatggagaaattgaagaagaccAAGTATGGAATGAGATATGACCAGGTTTCAGTCGCAACGGCAATGACTCGGGTTAAGGTTGCAGCTTCACTGGGGGCTTCATTGGTGTGGTTATCTGGTGGCTTGAGTCTGGTTCAATCCCTGATCAAAGAAACTCTTCCATCTTGGTTTATATCTACACATGGGACAGAGCAGGAAGGAGGCTGTAGGGGGATGGTGGCAATGCTGAGAGGGTATGCACTGGCATACTTTGCAATACTTTGTGGAACATTTGCTTGGGGTGTTGACTCAAAATCATCTGCCTCAAAGCGGCGGCCAAGGATCCTCGGGGCTCACTTGGAGTTCCTGGCAAGTGTGATTGATGGAAAGATCTCACTTGGTTGTGATTTGGCCACTTGGCAGGCCTATGTTTCAGGGCTTGTGAGCCTGATGGTGGCATGCACTCCAACGTGGGTGTTGGAGGTGGAGATGGGTATCTTGAAGAGACTGAGTAAGGGATTGAGGCAATGGAATGAAGAAGAACTTGCCCTGGCTCTGCTTGGAAGAGGGGGAGGTGGGGCAATGGGTGCTGCTGCTGAACTGATAATCATGAGCTATAAATCTTCTTCCAACTAA
- the LOC122091747 gene encoding mediator of RNA polymerase II transcription subunit 33A-like isoform X2 — protein MDLTPEKQPRWATRPQDMEIDGHDSFDGQRIEHNERLHKTNMDIAIELIGQFLQHKVTSKLLYLACQNMPSHWEDFIQRLRLLAENSSALRHSKLLSPEVLLQFISNQRKLLTWKCKTSSQQEFHAVLASGSLTSCAGQCYGATRSALWLPIDLILEDAMDGYQVTATSAIDTLTGLVKSLQAVNGTSWHDAFLGLWIAALRLVQRERDPIEGPVPRTDTRLCILLCITTLVVVDLIEEEELALIDEAEHSTTKEVGGKRRKDLISSLQILGDYDALLTPPQSVISVANQAAAKAMMFVSGLTVGSGYFECINMNDMPMNFSGNLRHLIVEACIARNLLDSSAYFWPNYVNGRVNRIPHGMPGQVPGWSSLMKGAPLTPSMINALVTAPASSLPELEKIFEIAINGSDDEKISAATILCGASLIRGWSIQEHTVQFVIRLLSPPVPADFCGSESHLMRYAPMLNVLLIGIASVDCVQIFSLHGLVPQLAGALMPICEVFGSCVSNVSWTLTTGEEISSHAVFSNAFILLLRLWRFNHPPLEHVVGDVPPVGSQLTPEYLLLVRNSQLVSFASTPKDQNRSRRLATVTSPSSAQPIFVESFPKLELWYRQHQACLASTLSGLVHGTPVHQIVDVLLNMMFRKMNKGESQSLAPVASGSSGSSGPGSEDASLRLKLPAWDILEAVPFVLDAALTACSHGRLSPRELATGLKDLADSLPASLATIVSYFSAEVTRGVWQPAFMNGTDWPSPAANLSNVEEQIKRILAATGVDVPSLVAGGSAPATLPLPLAAYVSFTITFKLDRASERFLNLAGPALETLAAGCPWPCMPIVASLWAQKVKRWSDFLVFSASRTVFHHNSDAVVQLLKSCFTATLGLNASPISNCSGVGALLGHGFGHFHGGFSPVAPGILYLRVYRSIRDIMFMTEEILCLLMQSVREIAGDGLLKEKMEKLKKTKYGMRYDQVSVATAMTRVKVAASLGASLVWLSGGLSLVQSLIKETLPSWFISTHGTEQEGGCRGMVAMLRGYALAYFAILCGTFAWGVDSKSSASKRRPRILGAHLEFLASVIDGKISLGCDLATWQAYVSGLVSLMVACTPTWVLEVEMGILKRLSKGLRQWNEEELALALLGRGGGGAMGAAAELIIMSYKSSSN, from the exons ATGGATCTGACACCAGAAAAACAGCCCAGATGGGCTACTAGGCCACAAGATATGGAAATAGATGGTCATGATAGCTTTGATGGGCAGAGAATTGAACATAATGAGAGACTTCACAAGACAAATATGGATATTGCTATTGAGCTAATTGGACAATTTCTGCAACATAAAGTAACTTCCAAGCTTCTTTACTTGGCATGCCAAAACAT GCCATCACATTGGGAAGATTTCATTCAGAGGTTACGACTACTTGCAGAAAACTCATCAGCTCTGAGGCATTCAAAATTATTATCTCCAGAGGTCCTGCTGCAGTTTATATCAAATCAACGTAAACTCTTGACCTGGAAATGCAAAACCAGTTCACAGCAAGAATTCCACGCAGTTTTGGCTTCTGGATCTCTGACTTCTTGTGCTGGTCAGTGCTATGGGGCTACTAGGTCTGCACTTTGGCTTCCTATTGATCTGATTCTGGAAGATGCAATGGATGGCTACCAAGTCACCGCAACAAGTGCCATCGATACCCTTACCG GTTTGGTAAAATCTCTTCAAGCAGTTAATGGTACCTCTTGGCATGATGCCTTCTTAGGTCTTTGGATTGCAGCTCTTCGGCTTGTTCAAAGG GAAAGGGACCCCATTGAGGGTCCTGTCCCTCGAACGGATACCCGCTTATGCATTTTACTGTGTATCACAACTCTTGTGGTTGTCGATCTTATTGAGGAAGAGGAACTTGCATTAATTGATGAAGCAGAACATAGTACCACTAAAGAAGTTGGAGGGAAGCGTCGGAAGGATTTGATCTCCAGCTTACAGATACTTGGTGATTATGATGCCTTATTGACCCCACCTCAATCTGTTATTTCTGTAGCAAATCAGGCTGCTGCAAAAGCCATGATGTTTGTTTCAGGCCTCACAGTTGGGAGTGGATACTTTGAGTGCATTAATATGAATGACATGCCGATGAACTTCT CTGGAAATTTGCGGCATTTAATAGTTGAGGCCTGCATTGCCAGAAACCTACTGGACTCATCAGCATATTTCTGGCCAAACTACGTGAATGGACGTGTCAACCGAATCCCTCATGGTATGCCTGGCCAAGTGCCTGGTTGGTCATCTTTGATGAAAGGAGCCCCACTGACTCCATCAATGATAAATGCTTTGGTCACAGCTCCTGCTTCAAG CTTACCAGAGCTCGAGAAGATATTCGAGATTGCAATaaatggttcagatgatgagaAGATATCTGCTGCCACCATTCTTTGTGGTGCATCTCTAATTCGTGGTTGGAGTATACAG GAACACACTGTTCAGTTCGTTATAAGATTGCTGTCACCCCCTGTTCCTGCAGATTTTTGTGGGAGTGAAAGCCATTTAATGCGTTATGCTCCAATGTTGAATGTTCTTCTTATTGGAATTGCATCAGTTGATTGTGTTCAGATTTTCTCGTTGCATGGCTTG GTTCCACAACTTGCTGGTGCATTGATGCCAATCTGTGAAGTTTTTGGATCATGTGTATCCAATGTCTCATGGACTCTCACAACAGGGGAAGAAATATCTTCCCATGCAGTGTTCTCAAATGCATTTATTCTTCTTTTGAGGCTGTGGAGGTTTAATCATCCACCTCTTGAACATGTCGTGGGAGATGTGCCCCCAGTTGGGTCCCAACTAACTCCTGAATATTTGTTATTGGTGCGGAACTCCCAATTGGTATCTTTTGCAAGCACACCCAAGGATCAAAATAGAAGCAGGAGGCTGGCAACAGTTACTAGTCCATCGTCTGCACAACCCATCTTTGTGGAATCATTCCCAAAATTAGAACTATGGTACCGTCAACATCAAGCTTGTTTAGCTTCAACGCTCTCTGGTCTTGTCCATGGAACCCCGGTCCATCAAATTGTTGATGTACTTCTGAACATGATGTTCAGAAAGATGAATAAAGGAGAAAGCCAGTCTTTAGCTCCTGTAGCTTCTGGAAGTAGTGGCTCTTCTGGTCCAGGAAGTGAAGATGCCTCTCTAAGGCTCAAGTTACCTGCATGGGATATCCTGGAAGCTGTTCCATTTGTGCTTGATGCTGCTCTTACAGCCTGTTCCCATGGAAGACTGTCTCCGCGTGAACTGGCTACAG GGTTGAAGGATCTAGCTGATTCTCTTCCTGCATCTCTGGCAACAATCGTGAGCTACTTCTCAGCTGAAGTAACACGTGGTGTTTGGCAGCCTGCTTTTATGAATGGAACAGATTGGCCAAGCCCTGCTGCCAATCTGTCGAATGTTGAGGAACAGATCAAAAGAATTCTGGCTGCCACTGGTGTCGATGTTCCAAGCCTTGTTGCAG GAGGAAGCGCTCCAGCTACACTTCCACTGCCCCTGGCTGCCTACGTGAGCTTCACAATAACCTTTAAACTTGATAGAGCCTCAGAACGCTTCCTCAACCTGGCTGGCCCAGCCTTGGAGACCCTTGCAGCAGGTTGCccatggccttgcatgccaattGTAGCCTCTTTGTGGGCCCAGAAAGTCAAGCGTTGGAGTGACTTCCTCGTCTTCTCTGCATCTCGGACTGTCTTCCACCACAATAGTGATGCAGTGGTTCAGCTCCTGAAGAGCTGCTTCACAGCTACACTTGGCCTGAATGCTTCACCAATCTCCAACTGTTCTGGTGTTGGGGCACTTCTCGGTCATGGTTTTGGCCATTTCCATGGAGGTTTCTCCCCTGTTGCCCCTGGGATCCTCTACTTAAGAGTGTATCGGTCTATCAGAGATATTATGTTCATGACAGAAGAGATACTATGTCTTTTGATGCAGTCTGTGAGAGAAATAGCAGGTGACGGGCTattgaaagagaaaatggagaaattgaagaagaccAAGTATGGAATGAGATATGACCAGGTTTCAGTCGCAACGGCAATGACTCGGGTTAAGGTTGCAGCTTCACTGGGGGCTTCATTGGTGTGGTTATCTGGTGGCTTGAGTCTGGTTCAATCCCTGATCAAAGAAACTCTTCCATCTTGGTTTATATCTACACATGGGACAGAGCAGGAAGGAGGCTGTAGGGGGATGGTGGCAATGCTGAGAGGGTATGCACTGGCATACTTTGCAATACTTTGTGGAACATTTGCTTGGGGTGTTGACTCAAAATCATCTGCCTCAAAGCGGCGGCCAAGGATCCTCGGGGCTCACTTGGAGTTCCTGGCAAGTGTGATTGATGGAAAGATCTCACTTGGTTGTGATTTGGCCACTTGGCAGGCCTATGTTTCAGGGCTTGTGAGCCTGATGGTGGCATGCACTCCAACGTGGGTGTTGGAGGTGGAGATGGGTATCTTGAAGAGACTGAGTAAGGGATTGAGGCAATGGAATGAAGAAGAACTTGCCCTGGCTCTGCTTGGAAGAGGGGGAGGTGGGGCAATGGGTGCTGCTGCTGAACTGATAATCATGAGCTATAAATCTTCTTCCAACTAA